One Polypterus senegalus isolate Bchr_013 chromosome 10, ASM1683550v1, whole genome shotgun sequence DNA segment encodes these proteins:
- the polr2eb gene encoding DNA-directed RNA polymerases I, II, and III subunit RPABC1 gives MDDEEETYRLWKIRKTIMQLCHDRGYLVTQDELDQTLDEFKMQFGNKPSEGHPRRTDLTVLVAHNDDPTDQMFVFFPEEPKVGIKTIKMYCQRMQEENITRAIIVVQMGMTPSAKQSLVDMAPKYILEQFLQQELLINITEHELVPEHIVMTKEEVTELLARYKLKESQLPRIQAGDPVARYFGLKRGQVVKIIRPSETAGRYITYRLVQ, from the exons ATGGACGATGAAGAAGAAACATACAGGTTGTGGAAGATTCGAAAGACTATTATGCAG CTGTGCCACGACCGTGGGTACCTTGTCACCCAGGATGAGTTGGATCAGACGTTGGATGAGTTCAAGATGCAATTTGGAAATAAGCCAAGCGAAGGCCACCCAAGGCGCACGGATCTGACAGTATTGGTGGCACACAATGACGACCCCACTGATCAGATGTTTGTGTTCTTTCCCG AGGAGCCAAAGGTTGGCATCAAAACCATTAAGATGTACTGTCAACGCATGCAAGAGGAGAACATCACTCGTGCCATCATTGTGGTGCAGATGGGAATGACGCCTTCCGCCAAACAG TCACTGGTGGATATGGCACCCAAATACATTTTGGAGCAATTTCTACAGCAGGAGCTTCTTATCAACATTACTGaacatgag CTTGTTCCAGAACATATTGTAATGACCAAAGAGGAAGTCACTGAGTTGTTAGCACGATA CAAGCTCAAAGAGAGCCAGCTTCCTCGAATTCAGGCTGGAGATCCTGTTGCCCGATATTTTGGGCTAAAACGAGGACAG GTTGTGAAAATCATTCGACCGAGTGAGACTGCTGGGAGGTATATAACTTACAGACTTGTGCAGTAG